In Clostridium cagae, one genomic interval encodes:
- the ilvD gene encoding dihydroxy-acid dehydratase — protein MKSDAIKKGPGKAAQRSLLKALGLTNEEISRPIIGIVSSQNEIIPGHMNLDKITEAVRKGILMSGGTPLVIPTIGVCDGIAMGHEGMKYSLVTRELIADSIECMAKAHAFDALVLIPNCDKIVPGMVMGALRVNVPSVVISGGPMLAGKHKGKDISLTTMFEAVGSYENGTMDEKELCDLEECACPTCGSCSGMFTANSMNCLCEVLGIALPGNGTIPAVFSERIRLAKKAGMAVMDMLKNDIKPRDIINERSIMNALKADMALGCSTNSVLHITAIANEAKVNMNLDIINDLSSKTPDLCKLAPASNIHIENLYAAGGITAIMNELSKKDILDLDCITVTGKTQGENIKGVTVKDYNVIRPIDNPYSENGGIAILRGNLAPDGAVVKRAAVLPEMLVHEGPARVFNSEEEANKAIFNKKINPGDVIVIRYEGPKGGPGMREMLQATAAIAGMRLDDSVALITDGRFSGATRGASIGHVSPEAASGGMIGLIEDGDIISIDINNAKLEVKLSGEEIQRRKLKFKPIEPKVKEGYLSRYAKLVSSASEGAILK, from the coding sequence ATGAAAAGTGATGCTATAAAAAAGGGTCCTGGAAAAGCAGCTCAAAGATCACTTCTTAAAGCCTTAGGGTTAACAAATGAAGAAATTTCAAGACCTATTATAGGAATAGTTTCATCACAAAATGAGATTATTCCAGGTCATATGAATCTTGATAAGATAACTGAAGCTGTTAGAAAAGGAATTTTAATGTCTGGTGGTACGCCACTTGTTATACCTACAATTGGGGTGTGTGATGGCATAGCAATGGGACATGAAGGAATGAAGTATTCTTTAGTTACAAGAGAGCTTATAGCAGATTCTATTGAGTGTATGGCTAAAGCCCATGCTTTTGATGCATTAGTTTTAATTCCAAATTGTGATAAAATCGTGCCAGGAATGGTTATGGGTGCTTTAAGAGTTAATGTTCCATCAGTTGTTATAAGTGGGGGGCCAATGCTTGCAGGAAAACATAAAGGAAAAGATATTTCTTTAACTACAATGTTTGAAGCTGTTGGATCATATGAAAATGGAACAATGGATGAAAAGGAATTATGTGATTTAGAAGAGTGTGCATGTCCGACATGTGGCTCATGTTCAGGAATGTTCACAGCTAATTCTATGAATTGTTTATGTGAAGTATTAGGTATAGCGTTACCTGGGAATGGAACTATACCAGCAGTTTTTTCTGAAAGAATAAGACTTGCTAAAAAAGCTGGAATGGCTGTTATGGATATGTTGAAAAATGATATTAAACCAAGAGACATTATAAATGAAAGAAGTATTATGAATGCACTTAAGGCTGATATGGCACTTGGATGTTCAACTAATAGTGTGCTTCATATAACAGCAATAGCAAATGAAGCAAAGGTTAATATGAACTTAGATATAATAAATGATTTATCATCAAAGACACCAGATCTTTGTAAGTTAGCTCCAGCTTCAAATATTCATATTGAGAATTTGTATGCAGCAGGTGGAATTACTGCAATCATGAATGAACTCTCTAAGAAAGATATTTTAGATTTAGACTGTATTACTGTTACAGGAAAAACACAAGGGGAAAATATTAAAGGTGTAACAGTTAAAGATTACAATGTTATTAGACCAATAGATAATCCATATAGCGAAAATGGAGGAATAGCAATACTTAGAGGAAACTTAGCTCCAGATGGTGCTGTTGTAAAAAGAGCAGCAGTTTTACCTGAGATGTTAGTTCATGAAGGACCAGCTAGAGTATTTAATTCGGAAGAGGAAGCAAATAAAGCTATTTTTAATAAAAAAATAAATCCAGGTGATGTAATTGTAATAAGGTATGAGGGACCTAAAGGGGGACCTGGAATGAGAGAAATGCTTCAAGCTACAGCAGCAATTGCAGGTATGAGACTTGATGATTCTGTTGCACTTATAACTGATGGAAGATTTAGTGGAGCTACTAGAGGTGCATCTATAGGTCATGTTTCTCCAGAAGCAGCGTCTGGTGGAATGATTGGGTTAATAGAAGATGGGGATATTATTTCAATAGATATAAATAATGCAAAATTAGAAGTTAAATTAAGTGGCGAAGAAATTCAAAGAAGAAAACTTAAATTTAAACCAATAGAACCAAAAGTAAAAGAGGGGTACTTATCTAGATATGCAAAGCTTGTAAGCTCTGCCAGTGAAGGTGCAATATTAAAGTAA
- the ilvB gene encoding biosynthetic-type acetolactate synthase large subunit — MLLTGAEILIKSLVDEGIDTVFGYPGGAVLNIYDELYKYKEKIRHVLTCHEQAAAHAADGYARATGKVGVCIATSGPGATNLVTGIATAYMDSIPMVAITGNVAKPLLGKDSFQEVDIAGITMPITKHNYIVKNIEDLQEVIREAFYIAEEGRKGPVLIDIPKDITSNKTEYKKLIPKKITKGIDKIKEGAFHEAINYINNCKKPFIYAGGGIVSSEATEELIKFSEKIGAPVSTSLMCTSEFPFDHNLYTGMIGMHGTKASNIGATQCDLLIVLGARFSDRVISDQNHIKNAKIIHIDIDPAEINKNIKVDSSIIGDLKYVLKKLIPLVEKKESKDWINFIDSLKGEKHIDESNNGELTPKFLFDKLNKLNDGSFIITTEVGQHQMWASQYFNYTNRRSFLSSGGLGTMGYGFGAAIGAQIGKPNKKVFNIAGDGSFGMNCNEMATAVKNKLPLVVIVMNNNALGMVRQWQTLFYEKRYSETTLDRQTDYVKLAEAFGAKGFKVEKREDLEETLKKAIASKEPVLIDYAISNDKKVFPMVAPGAPINQLISEEDIN; from the coding sequence ATGTTATTAACGGGGGCTGAAATATTGATAAAGTCTCTTGTTGATGAGGGTATAGACACAGTTTTTGGATACCCAGGAGGGGCTGTTTTAAATATATATGATGAATTATATAAATATAAAGAGAAAATTCGTCATGTTTTAACTTGTCATGAACAAGCAGCTGCACATGCAGCAGATGGATATGCAAGAGCAACTGGTAAAGTTGGAGTATGTATAGCAACATCAGGACCAGGAGCTACAAACTTGGTTACGGGAATAGCAACAGCGTATATGGATTCAATTCCGATGGTAGCTATCACAGGAAATGTAGCTAAACCACTTCTTGGTAAAGATAGTTTTCAAGAAGTAGATATAGCTGGAATTACAATGCCGATTACAAAGCATAACTATATTGTAAAAAATATAGAAGATCTTCAAGAGGTAATAAGAGAAGCATTTTATATAGCTGAAGAAGGTAGAAAAGGTCCTGTTTTAATAGATATACCAAAAGATATAACATCTAATAAAACAGAATATAAAAAATTAATTCCTAAAAAAATAACTAAGGGAATAGATAAGATAAAAGAAGGTGCATTTCATGAGGCTATAAATTATATAAATAATTGTAAAAAACCATTTATATATGCTGGGGGCGGAATTGTTTCTTCTGAGGCAACAGAAGAGCTAATAAAGTTTTCAGAAAAAATAGGAGCACCTGTATCTACTTCTTTAATGTGTACTTCTGAATTCCCATTTGATCATAATTTATATACGGGGATGATTGGGATGCATGGGACAAAAGCATCAAATATAGGTGCGACTCAATGTGATTTATTAATAGTATTAGGAGCAAGATTTAGTGACAGAGTTATAAGTGATCAAAATCATATTAAAAATGCAAAAATAATTCATATAGACATAGATCCAGCAGAAATAAATAAAAATATAAAGGTAGATTCATCAATAATTGGAGATTTGAAATATGTGTTAAAGAAATTAATACCGTTAGTAGAAAAAAAGGAAAGTAAAGATTGGATTAATTTTATAGATTCTCTTAAAGGAGAAAAGCACATAGATGAAAGCAATAATGGGGAATTAACACCAAAGTTTTTATTTGATAAGCTGAATAAACTAAATGATGGTAGTTTTATAATTACTACTGAAGTTGGACAACATCAAATGTGGGCTTCTCAGTATTTTAATTATACTAATAGAAGAAGTTTCTTAAGTTCTGGTGGACTTGGAACTATGGGGTATGGCTTTGGAGCTGCTATAGGTGCTCAAATAGGTAAGCCTAATAAAAAAGTATTTAATATTGCTGGAGATGGAAGCTTTGGTATGAATTGCAATGAAATGGCTACAGCAGTTAAAAATAAATTACCATTAGTAGTTATAGTTATGAATAATAATGCACTAGGAATGGTAAGACAATGGCAAACATTATTTTATGAAAAAAGATATTCAGAGACGACTTTAGATAGGCAAACAGATTATGTTAAGCTTGCAGAAGCTTTTGGTGCTAAGGGGTTTAAGGTTGAAAAAAGAGAAGATCTTGAAGAGACTTTAAAGAAAGCAATTGCCTCAAAAGAACCTGTTTTAATAGATTATGCAATAAGCAATGATAAAAAAGTTTTTCCTATGGTTGCACCTGGTGCACCCATTAATCAACTTATAAGTGAAGAAGATATAAATTAA
- the leuD gene encoding 3-isopropylmalate dehydratase small subunit has protein sequence MNAKGRVFKYGDNVDTDVIIPARYLNTSNHKELASHCMEDIDKEFVNNVRDGDIIVANKNFGCGSSREHAPIAIKAAGISCVIASTFARIFYRNSINIGLPILECDEAVKNINHGDELEVDFSTGIIKNISKNEQYQGEAFPEFMQKIIDNEGLIGYIRNK, from the coding sequence ATGAATGCAAAAGGTAGAGTATTTAAATATGGTGATAATGTTGATACTGATGTAATAATTCCAGCTAGGTATTTAAACACATCTAATCATAAAGAACTTGCTTCACATTGTATGGAAGACATAGATAAAGAGTTTGTTAATAATGTAAGGGATGGGGATATAATAGTTGCTAATAAAAATTTTGGTTGTGGGTCTTCAAGAGAGCATGCACCTATAGCAATTAAAGCAGCGGGAATTAGCTGTGTTATAGCATCAACATTTGCAAGAATTTTTTATAGAAATTCAATAAACATAGGTTTACCCATATTAGAATGTGATGAAGCAGTAAAAAATATTAATCATGGAGATGAACTTGAAGTTGATTTCTCAACAGGGATAATTAAGAATATAAGCAAAAATGAACAATATCAAGGTGAAGCATTTCCTGAATTCATGCAAAAAATTATAGATAATGAAGGACTAATAGGGTATATAAGAAATAAGTAA
- the glmM gene encoding phosphoglucosamine mutase gives MDRMFGTDGVRGIANTELTAQIAYNLGRAGAYVLTEGAHKPKILVAKDTRISGDMLESALVAGILSVGAEAVILGVVPTPAVAYLTREYNADAGVMISASHNPVEYNGIKFFNNKGYKLSDELEDGIQKVIESDFEGVPSPIGIDLGRERIEVAALEDYTEFAKQTIPYNLKGMKIALDCANGASYKSAVKAFRDLGADVFVINDNPDGTNINKNCGSTHPEELMDYVVKKGCDLGFAFDGDADRCLAVDENGKLINGDFILMLCANYLKEIGKLKDDTLVVTVMSNLGLDIACRGLGIKLEKTKVGDRYVLEEMTKDNYVLGGEQSGHVIFLDYNTTGDGLVTALQVASIVKKKEKTLSELCSVMKELPQVLVNATVPNDKKNIYLEDTEIVEAIKEIEAKLNGVGRVLIRPSGTEPLVRVMLEGENQVEIDEMAHGLANLILSKI, from the coding sequence ATGGATAGAATGTTTGGAACTGATGGAGTTAGAGGAATTGCTAATACTGAGTTAACAGCTCAAATAGCTTATAATTTAGGTAGAGCTGGTGCATATGTTTTAACTGAAGGTGCACATAAACCAAAAATATTAGTAGCTAAGGATACAAGAATATCTGGAGATATGTTAGAGTCTGCTTTAGTTGCTGGAATATTATCAGTTGGAGCAGAAGCAGTAATATTAGGAGTAGTTCCAACACCAGCAGTTGCATATTTAACAAGAGAATATAATGCAGATGCAGGTGTAATGATATCAGCTTCTCATAATCCAGTAGAATACAATGGAATAAAATTCTTTAATAATAAAGGATATAAACTTTCAGATGAATTAGAAGATGGAATTCAAAAAGTAATTGAAAGTGATTTTGAAGGAGTACCAAGCCCAATAGGAATAGACTTAGGAAGAGAAAGAATCGAAGTTGCTGCATTAGAGGATTATACAGAATTTGCAAAACAAACAATTCCTTATAATTTAAAAGGAATGAAAATAGCATTAGATTGCGCTAATGGTGCATCTTATAAATCTGCTGTAAAAGCATTTAGAGATTTAGGTGCTGATGTTTTTGTAATTAATGATAACCCAGATGGAACTAATATAAATAAAAATTGTGGTTCAACACATCCAGAAGAACTTATGGACTATGTTGTTAAAAAAGGATGCGATTTAGGATTTGCATTTGATGGAGATGCTGACAGATGTTTAGCAGTTGATGAGAATGGTAAATTAATAAATGGTGATTTCATACTGATGTTATGTGCAAATTATCTAAAAGAAATAGGAAAGCTAAAGGACGATACTTTAGTTGTAACTGTTATGAGTAACTTAGGTTTAGATATTGCATGTAGAGGACTCGGAATAAAGCTTGAAAAAACAAAAGTTGGTGATAGATACGTTCTTGAAGAAATGACTAAGGACAACTATGTACTAGGTGGAGAACAATCAGGTCATGTTATATTCTTAGATTATAATACAACTGGAGATGGGCTTGTTACAGCTCTTCAAGTTGCATCAATAGTTAAAAAGAAAGAAAAAACATTATCAGAATTATGCTCTGTAATGAAAGAATTACCACAAGTTTTAGTTAATGCAACTGTTCCTAATGATAAAAAGAACATATACTTAGAAGATACAGAAATAGTGGAAGCTATTAAAGAAATCGAAGCAAAATTAAATGGTGTAGGAAGAGTTCTAATAAGACCATCAGGAACTGAACCATTAGTTAGAGTTATGCTAGAAGGTGAAAACCAAGTAGAAATAGATGAAATGGCTCATGGGTTAGCTAATTTAATTTTGTCTAAAATATAA
- the leuC gene encoding 3-isopropylmalate dehydratase large subunit produces MGMTMTQKILAAHAGLESVKAGQLIEVNLDLVLGNDITTPVAINEFKKFDIDKVFNKSQIAIVPDHFTPNKDIKAAEQVKYVREFSNKMGIENFFEVGEMGIEHCLLPEKGLVVAGDVVIGADSHTCTYGALGAFSTGIGSTDMAAGMATGETWFKVPSAIKFILKNKPAKWVSGKDIILHIIGMIGVDGALYKSMEFVGDGLNYLSMDDRFTMANMAIEAGGKNGIFPVDDKTVEYLKEHTKKEWEVYKADEDAEYDEVIEIELNTLRPIVSFPHLPDNTRTIDNVGDIDIDQVVIGSCTNGRISDLRIARDILKGKKVKKGIRCIVIPGTQKIYLQALEEGIIKDLIEAGTVVSTPTCGPCLGGHMGILAKGERCVSTTNRNFVGRMGHIESEVYLASPAVAAASALTGKITDPELV; encoded by the coding sequence ATGGGGATGACAATGACTCAAAAAATATTAGCGGCACATGCAGGATTAGAAAGTGTAAAAGCAGGTCAATTAATTGAAGTAAATCTTGATTTAGTTTTAGGAAATGATATTACAACACCAGTGGCTATAAATGAATTTAAAAAATTTGATATTGATAAAGTCTTTAATAAAAGTCAAATTGCAATTGTGCCAGATCACTTTACTCCGAATAAAGATATAAAAGCCGCTGAACAAGTAAAGTATGTTAGAGAATTTTCTAATAAGATGGGGATAGAAAATTTCTTTGAAGTAGGAGAAATGGGAATAGAGCATTGTTTACTTCCTGAAAAAGGACTAGTTGTTGCAGGGGATGTGGTTATTGGGGCTGATTCTCATACTTGCACATATGGAGCACTTGGGGCATTTTCTACAGGAATAGGTTCAACTGATATGGCAGCAGGAATGGCTACTGGAGAAACTTGGTTCAAAGTTCCGTCAGCTATAAAATTTATTCTTAAAAATAAGCCAGCTAAATGGGTAAGTGGAAAAGATATTATTTTACACATAATTGGAATGATAGGTGTTGATGGAGCTTTATATAAATCAATGGAGTTTGTTGGAGATGGATTAAATTATCTTTCCATGGATGACAGATTTACAATGGCCAATATGGCAATTGAAGCAGGTGGAAAAAATGGAATATTCCCAGTAGATGATAAGACAGTTGAGTATTTAAAAGAACATACTAAGAAAGAGTGGGAAGTTTATAAAGCTGATGAAGATGCAGAATATGATGAAGTTATAGAGATAGAATTAAATACCTTAAGACCAATAGTTTCATTTCCTCATTTACCTGATAATACAAGAACTATTGATAATGTAGGAGATATAGATATTGATCAAGTAGTTATTGGTTCTTGTACAAATGGAAGAATTTCAGATTTGAGAATAGCAAGAGATATCTTAAAAGGTAAAAAGGTTAAAAAGGGAATTAGGTGCATAGTTATTCCGGGAACTCAAAAGATTTATTTACAAGCATTAGAAGAGGGCATTATTAAAGATTTAATTGAAGCAGGAACAGTAGTTTCAACTCCAACTTGTGGTCCATGCTTAGGTGGTCATATGGGAATATTAGCAAAAGGTGAAAGATGTGTTTCAACAACAAATAGAAATTTTGTAGGTAGAATGGGGCATATTGAATCAGAAGTATATCTTGCTAGTCCAGCAGTAGCAGCAGCATCGGCTTTAACAGGAAAAATAACTGATCCAGAGTTAGTGTAA
- a CDS encoding LacI family DNA-binding transcriptional regulator, whose protein sequence is MKVTIKEVAKEANVSTSTVSRVLSDSSQISEETKSKVREAVKKLKYKPNAIARSLANNKTRIIGVILPNEAQDLLTNPFFIQAMKGMSVYAQSKNYYITYAFSKDEAHEAHHVNDFINSNLVDGICLLRAKSDDDNIRYLKETGFPFVVIGRPEETDGILWVDNDNFKATYDLVNDLVKRGKKKIAFLGARKEWNLTKDRINGFKVSCQMNGINIKEQDIIIKEEFTEQEGIEATNELLKLGIPDAIVAEDDMLAFGSLKVFKEKNLKDISIIGFNNTQLAEFQNPPLASVDINAYELGYYAAKILIDSLENNNNMDHYIIDTNLVVRDSIK, encoded by the coding sequence ATGAAGGTTACTATAAAAGAGGTCGCTAAAGAAGCAAATGTTTCAACTTCAACTGTATCTAGAGTATTATCAGATAGTAGTCAGATTAGTGAAGAAACTAAAAGTAAAGTAAGAGAAGCTGTTAAAAAATTAAAGTATAAACCTAACGCAATAGCTAGAAGTTTAGCAAATAATAAAACAAGAATAATAGGTGTAATACTTCCTAATGAAGCACAAGACTTATTAACAAATCCATTCTTCATTCAAGCAATGAAGGGTATGAGTGTATATGCGCAAAGCAAGAATTACTATATTACTTATGCGTTTAGTAAGGATGAAGCACATGAAGCACACCATGTAAATGATTTTATAAATAGTAATTTAGTTGATGGAATTTGTTTGCTAAGAGCCAAATCTGATGATGATAATATAAGATATTTAAAAGAAACAGGTTTCCCTTTTGTTGTTATAGGAAGACCAGAAGAAACAGATGGAATTTTATGGGTAGACAATGACAATTTTAAAGCAACATATGATTTGGTTAATGATTTAGTTAAACGAGGAAAGAAAAAAATAGCTTTTTTAGGGGCTAGAAAAGAATGGAATTTAACTAAAGATAGAATAAATGGATTTAAAGTATCATGCCAAATGAATGGAATTAATATAAAAGAGCAAGATATTATAATCAAAGAAGAATTTACTGAACAAGAAGGAATTGAAGCTACTAATGAATTATTAAAGTTAGGAATTCCTGATGCTATTGTAGCAGAGGATGATATGTTAGCATTTGGTTCATTGAAGGTATTTAAGGAAAAAAATTTAAAAGATATTTCTATAATAGGTTTTAATAATACACAGTTAGCTGAGTTTCAAAATCCACCATTAGCATCTGTTGATATAAATGCATATGAATTAGGATATTATGCAGCTAAGATATTAATAGATTCATTAGAGAATAATAATAATATGGATCATTATATAATTGATACTAACTTAGTAGTTAGAGATTCAATAAAATAA
- the ilvN gene encoding acetolactate synthase small subunit produces the protein MRKYVLSVLVKNSSGVLSRVSGLFSRRGYNIDSITAGRTEDPLVSRMTITLSGDDDVLEQVKKQLNKLEDVIRVINITSDDSVYRELVLIKVKASGDERAAINETAKIFRCKVVDVSPNTLTIELTGDENKISALIKLMEEYGIEEMVRTGITALQRGISTIKNSIDEC, from the coding sequence ATGAGGAAATATGTATTATCCGTTTTAGTAAAGAATTCATCTGGTGTATTAAGTAGGGTTTCGGGGTTATTTTCAAGACGAGGATATAATATTGATAGCATAACAGCAGGAAGAACAGAAGATCCTTTAGTATCTAGAATGACGATTACTTTAAGCGGAGATGATGATGTTTTAGAACAAGTTAAGAAGCAATTAAATAAACTTGAAGATGTTATAAGAGTAATAAATATTACTTCTGATGATTCTGTTTATAGAGAATTAGTACTTATAAAAGTTAAAGCTAGCGGAGATGAAAGAGCAGCAATTAATGAAACAGCAAAGATATTTAGATGCAAAGTAGTGGATGTTTCACCAAATACTTTAACTATAGAGCTGACAGGTGATGAGAATAAAATATCAGCATTAATAAAACTCATGGAGGAGTATGGGATAGAAGAGATGGTTAGAACAGGTATAACTGCTCTTCAAAGGGGAATTTCAACAATTAAAAATTCAATTGATGAATGTTAA
- the ilvC gene encoding ketol-acid reductoisomerase, giving the protein MTKMYYEKDTDLNLLKGKTIAVIGYGSQGHAHALNAKESGCNVIIGLYEGSKSWAKAEAQGFEVFSTAEAAKKADIIMILINDELQAAMYKKDIAPNLEAGNMLMFAHGFNIHFDQITAPNDVDVTMIAPKGPGHTVRSEYQLGKGVPCLVAVHQDATGRALKTALAYANAIGGARAGVLETTFRTETETDLFGEQAVLCGGVCALMQAGFETLVEAGYDERNAYFECIHEMKLIVDLIYQSGFAGMRYSVSNTAEYGDYITGSKIITEETKKTMKKVLKDIQDGTFAKDFLLDMSEAGGQAHFKAMRKMAAEHQSEAVGSEIRKLYCWNNEDKLINN; this is encoded by the coding sequence ATGACAAAAATGTATTATGAAAAAGACACAGATTTAAATTTATTAAAGGGAAAGACCATTGCAGTAATAGGCTATGGTAGTCAAGGGCACGCTCATGCATTAAATGCTAAAGAATCAGGATGTAATGTAATTATAGGTTTATATGAAGGTAGTAAATCATGGGCTAAAGCAGAAGCACAAGGATTTGAAGTGTTTAGCACAGCTGAGGCAGCAAAAAAAGCTGATATAATCATGATTCTTATAAATGATGAATTGCAAGCAGCAATGTATAAAAAAGATATTGCACCAAATCTTGAAGCAGGAAATATGTTAATGTTTGCTCATGGTTTTAATATTCATTTCGATCAAATAACAGCACCTAATGATGTTGATGTAACAATGATTGCCCCAAAAGGACCGGGACATACAGTAAGAAGTGAATATCAATTAGGTAAAGGAGTTCCTTGTCTTGTAGCAGTGCATCAAGATGCAACTGGTAGGGCTTTAAAAACTGCACTTGCATATGCAAATGCAATTGGTGGAGCAAGAGCTGGTGTGCTTGAAACAACATTTAGAACAGAGACAGAAACTGATTTATTTGGAGAACAAGCAGTTCTTTGTGGTGGTGTTTGTGCTCTTATGCAAGCGGGGTTTGAAACATTAGTAGAGGCTGGATACGATGAAAGAAATGCTTACTTTGAATGTATACATGAAATGAAATTAATAGTAGATCTTATTTATCAATCAGGTTTTGCTGGAATGAGATATTCAGTTTCAAATACAGCTGAATATGGTGATTATATTACAGGATCTAAGATAATTACAGAAGAAACTAAGAAGACTATGAAGAAAGTACTTAAGGATATTCAAGATGGAACTTTTGCAAAAGATTTCTTATTAGATATGTCTGAAGCTGGAGGACAAGCTCACTTTAAAGCAATGAGAAAAATGGCAGCAGAACATCAATCAGAAGCAGTTGGTAGTGAAATACGTAAACTTTATTGTTGGAATAATGAAGACAAACTAATAAATAACTAA
- the leuB gene encoding 3-isopropylmalate dehydrogenase, producing MKYNVAVIPGDGIGPDIVTEAVKVLNVVGEKFGHKFEYEYVMAGGCSIDKNGEALPKETLDICKASDAVLLGAVGGPRWDDPDAKVRPEQALLGLRSGMNLYCNLRPAVLYEPLKNASPLKDEIVKNGIDIAIVRELTGGIYFGERGRDEIDGIESAYDTERYSTVEINRIVKIGFETAMKRNKKLTCVDKANILETSRLWRKVIGEISKDYPEVNVNYLYIDNASMQLVKDPTQFDVIVTSNMFGDILSDEASMITGSIGMLPSASLGDGTLGMYEPIHGSAPDIAGKGIANPLATILSAAMMLRYSFNLESEAKLIESAVLSVLEDGHRTGDIMSEGKIKVGTNKMGDLVCKKINKGE from the coding sequence ATGAAATATAATGTAGCAGTAATACCAGGGGATGGGATAGGTCCTGATATAGTAACAGAAGCTGTAAAAGTATTGAATGTAGTAGGAGAAAAGTTTGGACATAAATTTGAATATGAATATGTAATGGCTGGAGGATGTTCTATTGATAAAAATGGAGAAGCTCTTCCAAAGGAAACTCTAGATATATGTAAAGCAAGTGATGCTGTTTTGTTAGGTGCTGTGGGTGGACCAAGATGGGATGATCCAGATGCAAAGGTTAGACCTGAACAAGCATTATTGGGATTAAGAAGTGGAATGAATCTTTATTGTAATTTAAGACCAGCAGTATTATATGAACCTCTTAAGAATGCATCACCACTTAAAGATGAAATAGTTAAAAACGGAATAGATATTGCTATTGTAAGAGAATTAACGGGTGGTATTTATTTTGGTGAAAGAGGAAGAGATGAAATAGATGGAATAGAATCGGCTTATGATACAGAAAGATATAGCACTGTTGAAATAAATAGAATAGTTAAAATTGGATTTGAAACAGCAATGAAGAGAAATAAAAAATTAACATGTGTTGATAAAGCAAATATACTTGAAACTTCTAGACTTTGGAGAAAAGTAATTGGGGAAATCTCAAAAGATTATCCAGAAGTTAATGTTAATTATTTATATATAGATAATGCATCAATGCAACTTGTAAAAGATCCAACTCAATTTGATGTAATTGTAACTTCTAATATGTTTGGGGATATTTTATCTGATGAAGCTAGTATGATTACAGGTTCTATTGGAATGTTACCATCAGCATCATTAGGTGATGGTACTTTAGGAATGTATGAACCAATTCATGGCAGTGCACCTGATATAGCAGGTAAAGGAATTGCCAATCCATTAGCAACAATATTATCTGCTGCTATGATGCTTAGATATAGTTTTAATTTAGAAAGTGAAGCGAAACTAATTGAAAGCGCAGTACTATCAGTTTTAGAAGATGGTCATAGAACTGGAGATATAATGAGCGAAGGCAAAATTAAGGTTGGAACTAATAAAATGGGAGATTTAGTTTGTAAGAAAATAAATAAGGGGGAATAG
- a CDS encoding GIY-YIG nuclease family protein — protein MNYVYILECSDNTLYTGWTNDLGKRIKMHSLGKGAKYTRGRTPVKLVYYEIFEDKNEAMRREYRIKRLIRSQKEALIKTFDCALL, from the coding sequence ATGAATTACGTTTATATTTTAGAATGTTCAGATAATACTTTATATACTGGATGGACAAATGATTTAGGTAAAAGAATAAAAATGCATTCTTTAGGAAAAGGGGCAAAATATACACGGGGAAGAACTCCTGTTAAACTTGTATATTATGAAATATTTGAAGATAAAAATGAGGCTATGAGAAGAGAGTATAGAATAAAAAGATTAATAAGGTCACAAAAAGAAGCATTAATAAAAACTTTTGATTGTGCTTTATTATAG